A stretch of the Haladaptatus cibarius D43 genome encodes the following:
- a CDS encoding DUF5788 family protein, protein MMTQRMNEQKRTELLEQVYQTSGTVGSSIPESVRIEDESVPLREFYFEVVDRDDLRKIERERIQDVVSYLRRQRLRLIRKIREREVDYETGQSLVPTIQSLDRAINAFESLDEPCFEEQVRQEKIESARELVDLMRKLGKL, encoded by the coding sequence ATGATGACCCAACGAATGAACGAACAGAAGCGTACGGAACTGCTAGAACAAGTGTACCAGACGAGCGGGACTGTTGGCAGTTCGATTCCGGAATCGGTTCGAATCGAAGACGAGTCCGTTCCCCTCCGCGAATTTTACTTTGAAGTTGTCGACCGCGACGATCTGCGGAAGATAGAGCGCGAACGCATCCAAGACGTAGTCTCGTATCTCCGTCGGCAACGGTTGCGGTTAATTCGCAAAATTCGAGAGCGAGAAGTCGACTACGAGACCGGACAGTCGCTGGTTCCCACGATTCAGAGCCTCGATCGGGCGATCAATGCTTTCGAGTCGCTGGACGAGCCGTGCTTTGAAGAGCAGGTGCGACAGGAGAAAATAGAATCGGCGCGTGAATTGGTCGATCTCATGCGAAAGCTCGGCAAGCTTTAG
- a CDS encoding GNAT family N-acetyltransferase — protein MGQGGSKFSAGNTVGLFVNEELGAIAGYEIWDDVNAHIEIVTHPNYRSEGYGQAVVSRATDHALSADLLPQYRTLDAWQWSVSFAQGVGYQRFATAYPGICKIMN, from the coding sequence GTGGGACAAGGCGGATCGAAATTTTCCGCTGGTAATACGGTGGGTCTATTCGTCAATGAGGAACTCGGTGCCATAGCAGGGTATGAAATCTGGGACGATGTAAATGCACATATCGAAATTGTCACACACCCAAACTACCGTAGTGAAGGGTATGGTCAGGCAGTAGTTTCACGAGCGACTGATCACGCTCTTTCTGCCGATCTCCTTCCTCAATACCGAACTTTAGATGCATGGCAATGGTCTGTTTCATTCGCGCAGGGTGTTGGCTATCAGCGGTTTGCGACAGCATATCCTGGAATTTGTAAAATCATGAATTAA
- a CDS encoding cytochrome d ubiquinol oxidase subunit II, which translates to MTDSLLPVDAYLVESLPEVWFGAVLFALGMYVVLDGFDFGIGMLYATRTDEHERETFLSAFGPVWDANEVWLVAFGTMLLAAFPRVYSRLLADNYLLAIGVVLSLVFRGLGPELREQRDDERWKRYADYAFIGGSVFAPLLFGMLAGRWLFGGATLPVVLTGVGLVAVSVVTGAAFLAAKTEPVLASELRTYGIGATLAYLGGVVVLLGTVVLTDAGGAADTVLSLPVAAVVALSIAVGLCGSVLARRGQYRAWLASALALPTLLTILVAILLYPTIYPPTGLLVREAVVSPLALNLVTVLGFPVLVLVLWYFKFLYGVFSGPIEGEGYGG; encoded by the coding sequence ATGACTGACTCGTTGTTGCCCGTCGACGCCTACCTCGTCGAGTCGCTGCCGGAGGTATGGTTCGGCGCCGTGCTGTTCGCACTGGGGATGTACGTCGTCCTCGACGGATTCGACTTCGGCATCGGAATGCTGTACGCGACTCGGACGGACGAACACGAGCGGGAGACGTTTCTGTCGGCGTTCGGCCCTGTCTGGGATGCCAACGAGGTGTGGCTCGTCGCCTTCGGGACGATGCTGCTGGCGGCGTTCCCGCGGGTGTACTCCCGCCTCCTCGCGGACAACTATCTGCTCGCGATTGGAGTCGTCCTCTCATTGGTGTTCCGTGGACTCGGCCCGGAACTTCGCGAGCAGCGCGACGATGAGCGGTGGAAGCGCTACGCGGACTACGCCTTCATCGGGGGCAGCGTGTTCGCGCCGCTGCTGTTCGGAATGCTCGCCGGTCGCTGGCTGTTCGGCGGGGCGACGCTGCCTGTTGTGCTGACTGGTGTCGGCTTGGTCGCCGTCTCGGTCGTCACAGGTGCGGCGTTCCTCGCGGCCAAAACCGAGCCCGTCCTGGCGTCAGAACTGCGTACGTACGGCATCGGTGCAACACTGGCATACCTCGGTGGGGTTGTCGTACTGCTGGGAACTGTTGTCCTGACCGACGCGGGTGGCGCTGCCGACACAGTGCTCTCGCTTCCCGTGGCTGCAGTCGTCGCCCTCTCGATCGCCGTGGGGCTGTGTGGGAGCGTGCTGGCCAGACGCGGCCAATACCGGGCCTGGCTGGCAAGCGCGCTGGCGCTGCCCACACTGTTGACGATCTTGGTCGCGATTCTGCTGTACCCGACGATCTATCCGCCGACCGGGCTGCTGGTTAGAGAAGCGGTCGTGTCGCCGCTAGCGCTGAATCTCGTGACCGTCCTCGGGTTCCCAGTCCTGGTGCTGGTGCTGTGGTACTTCAAGTTCCTCTACGGCGTGTTTAGCGGCCCAATCGAGGGTGAGGGCTACGGGGGGTAA
- the arsA gene encoding arsenical pump-driving ATPase — translation MSTTPTDARAIVEPTSDETEFVFFSGKGGVGKSTVSCATATWLADNDYETLLVTTDPAPNLSDIFGQEIGHDVTTIDDIENLSAIEIDPDTAAEEYRQETIEPMRQLLDDEQLETVEEQLNSPCVEEIAAFDNFVDFMDRPGYDVVVFDTAPTGHTIRLMELPSDWNAELEKGGSTCIGPAASMEERKQDYERAIDTLQDDERTSFAFVGKPEDSSIDEIERSASDLGELGIESQLLIINGYLPESVCEDPFFEGKREDEQAVIERARREFGADAMATYPLQPGEIAGLELLADVGGVLYDGDEATVDVGTATDVDTETAVDFESMADAEAVADQLQPGDETRYLFFTGKGGVGKSTIASTAATKLAEAGHETLVVTTDPAAHLENIFGEPVGHDPTSVSQANLDAARIDQEKALEEYRTQVLDHVTEMYEDKEDTQIDVDAAIANVEEELESPCAEEMAALEKFVSYFDEDGYDVVVFDTAPTGHTLRLLELPSDWKGFMDLGSLTKGAAPAKGDQYAEVIETMKDPKQSTFAFVMYPEYTPMMEAYRAAADLKDQVGIETSLVVANYLLPEEYGDNAFFENRRAQQAEYLGEISDRFDVPMMLAPLRQDEPVGLDELRSFGEEITGLDDITEETEAEVTAS, via the coding sequence ATGAGCACAACGCCCACCGATGCGCGAGCGATCGTCGAACCGACGAGTGATGAGACCGAATTCGTCTTCTTCAGCGGCAAAGGCGGCGTCGGCAAGAGCACCGTGAGTTGCGCGACGGCGACCTGGCTCGCGGACAACGACTACGAGACGCTGCTGGTGACGACCGACCCTGCGCCGAACCTCTCGGACATCTTCGGGCAGGAGATCGGCCACGATGTCACCACAATCGACGACATCGAGAACCTCTCGGCCATCGAGATCGACCCGGACACGGCGGCCGAGGAGTATCGACAAGAGACGATCGAACCGATGCGACAGTTGCTCGACGACGAGCAACTCGAAACCGTCGAGGAACAACTCAACAGCCCGTGTGTCGAAGAGATCGCCGCATTCGACAACTTCGTTGACTTTATGGACCGCCCCGGGTACGATGTGGTCGTCTTCGACACGGCGCCGACCGGTCACACGATCCGGTTGATGGAGCTCCCTTCCGACTGGAACGCTGAATTGGAGAAAGGCGGCTCGACCTGCATCGGGCCGGCAGCCTCGATGGAGGAGCGCAAACAAGACTACGAGCGTGCCATCGACACGCTCCAAGACGACGAGCGGACTTCATTCGCGTTCGTCGGCAAGCCCGAGGATTCTTCGATTGACGAGATCGAGCGCAGTGCAAGCGACCTCGGCGAGCTTGGGATCGAGTCCCAACTGCTGATCATCAACGGGTATCTCCCCGAGTCGGTGTGTGAGGATCCGTTCTTCGAGGGGAAACGAGAAGACGAGCAGGCTGTTATCGAGCGCGCACGGAGGGAGTTCGGTGCCGACGCGATGGCGACGTACCCACTCCAACCGGGCGAAATTGCAGGGCTTGAGCTACTCGCAGATGTCGGTGGCGTTCTGTACGACGGCGACGAGGCGACCGTCGATGTCGGGACGGCGACTGACGTAGACACTGAAACCGCGGTCGACTTCGAGTCGATGGCTGACGCTGAGGCGGTCGCCGACCAGCTTCAACCGGGCGACGAGACGCGGTATCTCTTCTTTACCGGGAAGGGCGGCGTCGGCAAGAGTACGATCGCCTCGACGGCGGCGACGAAGCTCGCCGAAGCTGGCCACGAAACGCTCGTCGTCACAACTGACCCGGCCGCCCATCTTGAGAACATCTTCGGCGAACCGGTCGGCCACGACCCAACATCGGTCAGCCAGGCGAACCTCGATGCGGCGCGGATTGACCAAGAGAAAGCGCTCGAGGAGTACCGCACGCAGGTCCTCGACCACGTCACCGAGATGTACGAGGACAAGGAGGACACCCAGATCGACGTGGACGCGGCGATCGCAAACGTCGAAGAGGAACTGGAATCACCGTGTGCCGAAGAGATGGCCGCCCTCGAGAAGTTCGTGAGCTACTTCGACGAGGACGGCTACGACGTCGTTGTCTTCGACACCGCCCCCACGGGGCACACGCTCCGACTGCTCGAACTTCCCTCCGATTGGAAGGGCTTCATGGATTTGGGTTCGCTGACGAAGGGCGCCGCGCCCGCGAAAGGCGACCAGTACGCCGAGGTCATCGAGACGATGAAGGATCCGAAACAGAGTACGTTCGCGTTCGTGATGTACCCCGAGTATACCCCGATGATGGAAGCCTACCGGGCCGCTGCAGACCTCAAAGATCAAGTCGGGATCGAGACCTCGCTGGTGGTCGCAAACTACCTGCTCCCCGAGGAATACGGCGACAACGCCTTTTTCGAGAATCGCCGCGCCCAACAGGCGGAGTACCTCGGCGAGATCAGCGATCGGTTCGACGTGCCGATGATGCTCGCTCCGCTGCGCCAAGACGAGCCGGTCGGACTGGACGAACTACGCTCGTTCGGTGAAGAGATCACCGGGCTGGACGACATCACCGAGGAGACTGAGGCGGAGGTGACGGCGTCGTGA
- a CDS encoding methyltransferase domain-containing protein, with product MSDPFAQALHDFHFDEMLGPLVYRRGEETEEVGIEFYFDVIDGDGSWLEPYLDGPLLDMGAGAGRHALYFQEQFETVAIEQNEQLVEVLRDRGVKDARQVNMFNLQETFEENRFKSAIALGTQVSLSRSMQGLTQFLDDLAYVTRPNATAIIDGYDPEKEETKSKLDYYTDRSDGLAYRLLQMEYDGMLGEPWLYRLFTPERFRDATNTTDWEIVEVRYATENLYQLALEKQ from the coding sequence ATGTCAGACCCATTCGCTCAGGCGCTTCACGACTTCCATTTCGACGAGATGCTGGGCCCCTTAGTCTATCGCCGAGGTGAAGAGACTGAAGAAGTCGGGATTGAATTCTATTTCGACGTCATCGATGGTGACGGGTCGTGGCTGGAACCGTATCTCGATGGGCCACTCCTGGATATGGGTGCTGGTGCTGGACGGCATGCACTCTACTTTCAGGAGCAGTTTGAGACCGTCGCAATTGAACAAAACGAACAGTTAGTTGAGGTACTCCGTGATCGTGGTGTGAAAGACGCTCGTCAAGTGAACATGTTCAACCTCCAGGAGACATTCGAGGAAAATCGATTCAAATCGGCGATTGCGCTCGGTACCCAAGTGAGTCTTTCTCGATCGATGCAAGGGCTCACGCAATTCCTGGACGATCTCGCCTACGTCACGAGGCCGAATGCAACTGCTATCATCGACGGGTACGATCCGGAGAAAGAGGAGACAAAATCCAAACTGGACTACTATACCGATCGATCAGATGGCCTCGCGTACCGTCTGCTCCAAATGGAGTACGATGGAATGCTCGGAGAGCCCTGGCTGTACAGGCTCTTCACACCCGAGCGTTTCCGCGACGCAACAAATACCACCGACTGGGAGATCGTTGAGGTGAGATATGCAACAGAGAATCTCTATCAGCTTGCCTTGGAAAAGCAATGA
- a CDS encoding DUF7351 domain-containing protein, with protein sequence MDQTTDSDKFFDLLSNSTRIDILRALAAAYEETPTDPWLEYNELRTTVGVRDNGNFNYHLNRMDDLLVKGSAGYSLSRIGMAILSTVVSGVFDPDWQWGPVDTDGDCQYCDDPVQLVYRDGNLWLTCGIDDHTIPLSVPPSILDSHPDGVVVEQVAMLQHQWSALTRQGICSECYGHVDGDIRYGGARKDHYHYHGECRRCGFHHGVAVGLFVLGHPTVRAFYYERGVDIRTTPFWTLGFCEPGGETVLSTDPLRLRIDVTHDGDELSVTLDQDGTVVSTDRT encoded by the coding sequence ATGGATCAAACAACGGATTCGGACAAATTCTTTGACCTACTGAGCAACTCGACTCGGATCGACATCCTCAGAGCGCTGGCAGCCGCGTACGAGGAGACACCAACCGACCCGTGGCTCGAATATAATGAACTTCGTACGACCGTTGGCGTCCGCGACAACGGGAACTTCAACTACCACCTTAACCGAATGGACGACCTGCTTGTAAAGGGTTCAGCGGGATACAGTCTCTCGCGCATCGGCATGGCGATTCTCTCGACGGTCGTCTCCGGAGTCTTCGACCCCGACTGGCAGTGGGGACCAGTCGACACAGATGGCGACTGCCAGTACTGTGACGATCCTGTGCAACTCGTCTACAGGGATGGGAATCTCTGGCTCACCTGCGGGATAGACGATCACACCATCCCACTGTCGGTGCCGCCAAGTATCCTCGACTCTCACCCGGACGGCGTTGTGGTCGAACAGGTTGCTATGCTGCAGCACCAGTGGAGTGCGCTGACCCGACAGGGAATCTGTTCGGAATGTTACGGACACGTCGACGGCGATATTAGGTATGGTGGTGCACGCAAGGACCACTACCATTATCACGGTGAATGTCGTCGCTGTGGCTTTCACCACGGCGTCGCTGTTGGTCTCTTCGTCCTCGGCCACCCTACCGTTCGGGCGTTCTACTACGAGCGAGGGGTTGATATCCGGACGACACCGTTCTGGACGCTCGGCTTCTGTGAACCCGGGGGCGAAACGGTGCTATCCACGGATCCCCTCCGCCTTCGAATCGACGTGACTCACGACGGTGACGAACTCTCCGTCACACTTGACCAGGACGGCACTGTCGTCTCGACAGACCGCACATAA
- the dacB gene encoding D-alanyl-D-alanine carboxypeptidase/D-alanyl-D-alanine endopeptidase: MVGVGTVFGETATAIQTDDESDESDPETNINTLLAKADEKFPGGIVSVYAKELGTSGEVLASHEADKAVKPASNAKLLSAALALEHLGPDARSKTTVIGEGSTAGTQFHGNLVLRGTGDVLAKTQLETLAKQVSGRGIKAIHGDLVADITTFETSGYGPVFSVRGPGYPEGWTWEDPQYSYGAPSSTLALNWNKVALTAEHSNGEINLTVEPKSAFVSVESYLSKTSAESNGYFYTYLDRVTNTIYAIGELPPGYKETELAPVMRPDEHCAAVFADVLEQEGVAVKGDVALRTENKETTPAFEIDLESEPLHEVLDPMLTYSNNVDADQLALRTAHRALGEGSFDAWTDLADGYFDSLGADATVFRDGSGLSQFNLVSAYNIVSLLEWAQKKPWSDVFFESLPTSGEGTLRYRLQDVNVPVQAKTGTVRGTRALSGAIRRSTKPDILFSILMSNVTVGLGDARNYQDDIVAALAKK, translated from the coding sequence ATGGTCGGTGTTGGAACAGTATTTGGCGAGACCGCCACAGCAATCCAAACCGACGATGAATCAGACGAATCAGATCCCGAGACGAACATCAATACTCTGCTTGCGAAAGCAGATGAGAAATTCCCCGGCGGAATCGTCTCGGTTTACGCGAAAGAACTCGGAACAAGCGGTGAAGTACTGGCGAGTCACGAAGCTGATAAAGCCGTTAAGCCTGCGTCGAACGCAAAGCTCCTTTCGGCCGCACTCGCACTCGAACATCTTGGACCGGACGCACGTTCCAAGACGACCGTTATCGGAGAAGGCTCTACAGCTGGCACACAATTTCACGGCAATCTCGTCCTTCGCGGAACCGGCGATGTCTTGGCGAAGACCCAGCTTGAAACGTTAGCAAAGCAGGTCTCCGGACGGGGAATAAAGGCAATCCATGGTGACCTCGTCGCGGACATCACTACATTCGAGACGTCCGGCTACGGCCCGGTATTTTCGGTTCGCGGTCCTGGCTACCCGGAAGGATGGACGTGGGAAGATCCACAGTACTCGTACGGAGCACCGAGTTCAACGCTCGCTCTCAACTGGAATAAGGTGGCACTCACAGCCGAGCACTCCAACGGGGAAATCAATCTCACTGTTGAACCAAAATCGGCATTTGTGTCCGTCGAATCGTACCTTTCGAAAACATCTGCAGAATCAAACGGTTACTTCTACACCTACCTCGACCGAGTTACGAACACCATCTACGCCATCGGGGAACTCCCACCCGGCTACAAGGAGACCGAGTTGGCCCCGGTGATGCGTCCGGACGAGCATTGTGCCGCGGTATTTGCAGACGTCCTCGAACAAGAAGGTGTCGCTGTCAAAGGTGATGTAGCACTGCGGACAGAAAACAAAGAGACGACACCAGCATTCGAAATCGATCTCGAATCCGAACCACTACACGAAGTGCTCGACCCGATGCTAACGTACTCGAACAATGTCGATGCCGACCAACTGGCACTCAGGACGGCACATCGTGCACTCGGTGAGGGGTCGTTCGATGCGTGGACTGACTTAGCCGACGGGTATTTCGACAGTTTGGGGGCCGACGCCACCGTCTTCAGAGACGGATCCGGACTCTCGCAATTCAACCTCGTCTCGGCATACAACATCGTCTCCCTGCTAGAGTGGGCACAAAAGAAACCATGGTCTGACGTATTCTTCGAATCACTGCCAACATCTGGTGAAGGCACACTTAGATACCGATTGCAAGACGTTAACGTACCAGTCCAAGCAAAAACTGGGACAGTTCGTGGAACGCGTGCACTCTCCGGAGCTATTCGCCGCTCGACGAAACCGGACATCTTGTTTTCGATTCTCATGTCGAACGTAACGGTCGGACTCGGGGACGCTCGCAATTACCAAGACGATATAGTCGCTGCACTTGCCAAAAAATAA
- the hcsL gene encoding halo-CC-star protein HcsL, giving the protein MSEAVSETTAVEESLQTFIETLRDSATYQQFVDANEQLEADEETKSLLEAYQEKQQKLQADEFDSSIMSELQELQSEVSNNDTIQQHRAAQEELVALLEETNDVISEQIRQEFAQSLGGGCC; this is encoded by the coding sequence GTGAGCGAAGCCGTGTCGGAAACGACAGCCGTCGAGGAGTCACTTCAGACGTTCATCGAGACGCTCCGCGACTCAGCGACCTATCAACAATTCGTGGACGCGAACGAACAACTCGAGGCCGACGAGGAGACAAAGTCCTTACTCGAAGCGTACCAAGAAAAACAGCAGAAGTTGCAGGCGGACGAGTTCGATTCGTCGATCATGAGCGAATTACAGGAGCTACAATCCGAGGTCTCGAACAACGACACCATTCAACAGCACCGAGCAGCACAAGAGGAACTCGTTGCCCTCCTTGAGGAGACGAACGACGTCATCAGCGAACAAATCAGGCAGGAGTTCGCGCAGTCTCTTGGGGGTGGATGCTGTTGA
- the arsD gene encoding arsenite efflux transporter metallochaperone ArsD, with amino-acid sequence MTELTLYEEAMCCSTGVCGPDPDEELVELSAALDQLESEFEDVDVSRANMQHNIDQFLETQHIYDLVEEHGPSVLPITVVDDEIVAKSEYLSYDELAAALETTTQTQEA; translated from the coding sequence ATGACTGAACTCACCCTGTACGAGGAGGCGATGTGTTGCTCCACCGGCGTCTGTGGTCCTGACCCCGACGAAGAACTCGTTGAACTCAGTGCTGCCCTCGACCAACTCGAATCGGAATTTGAGGACGTCGACGTCTCGCGGGCGAACATGCAGCACAACATCGACCAGTTCCTCGAAACGCAGCACATCTACGATCTGGTCGAAGAACACGGCCCCTCGGTTCTGCCGATCACCGTCGTCGACGACGAGATCGTCGCCAAGTCCGAGTACCTCTCGTACGACGAACTTGCGGCAGCACTCGAAACTACCACCCAGACACAAGAGGCCTAA
- the hcsS gene encoding halo-CC-star protein HcsS yields the protein MLLSASDDEVLTAAEALGADLDVAQSEVTADEFESLLIECNEAINDGIGLEYGEVCGAGSDCC from the coding sequence ATGCTGTTGAGCGCCTCTGACGATGAAGTTCTGACCGCCGCTGAAGCGCTCGGTGCAGACCTCGATGTGGCACAATCGGAGGTAACGGCTGACGAGTTCGAGTCGCTGCTGATCGAGTGCAACGAAGCGATCAACGACGGAATTGGTCTCGAGTACGGTGAGGTCTGCGGCGCTGGAAGCGACTGCTGCTAA
- a CDS encoding cytochrome ubiquinol oxidase subunit I, which translates to MGPITLLSAVGPVWAAFLSPELASRMQFGWTISVHIIFASLSIGLAPFIIYFTWKDVRTNEQRYARLRSFWVKVFAAGFVMGTVTGIPMSFQFGTNFPQFAEVAGELIGGPLAFEAKMAFFLEAVFLGVLLYGRDRVENRTYVISSVLVGFGAWLSGFWILIVNAWMQTPRGYEMVTRNGMEVAKLTDPFAAFLTPRMPWMYVHMMNASVISVALLVAGVSAYIVWKKPDTEAWNTALKLAVVLLIVSAPFQAVHGDAYGRHVEDTQPQKFAAMEAHYETGQADLHLLAFPKSPGALTDPRSENLVTVSLPAVGSFLASGGDFDAEVIGLNEYEENPPVALVFWSFRFMVGLGFLFIGLALWGGYLTYRGRLSDSTRYLKAMIAASPLGYAALLTGWYVTEIGRQPWVIQDELRTSEAVSSTLTGAEATLTLVGFVVIYVGLVLTALYVLKWLVREELQALGVRESNEGRWHGPIPGVSDDD; encoded by the coding sequence ATGGGTCCAATCACACTACTGAGTGCCGTCGGCCCAGTATGGGCGGCGTTCCTCTCTCCGGAACTCGCGAGTCGCATGCAGTTCGGATGGACGATCTCCGTTCACATCATCTTCGCGTCCCTTTCGATCGGGCTCGCACCGTTTATTATCTACTTCACTTGGAAAGACGTGCGGACGAACGAGCAGCGATATGCGCGATTGCGCTCGTTCTGGGTGAAGGTTTTCGCCGCCGGCTTCGTGATGGGTACAGTCACCGGGATTCCGATGAGCTTCCAGTTCGGCACAAACTTCCCACAGTTCGCCGAGGTAGCCGGTGAACTGATCGGCGGCCCGCTGGCCTTCGAAGCGAAGATGGCGTTCTTCTTAGAGGCCGTCTTCCTCGGCGTGTTGCTGTACGGCCGCGACCGCGTTGAGAACCGAACATACGTCATCTCGTCGGTACTCGTCGGCTTCGGCGCCTGGCTATCGGGGTTCTGGATCCTGATCGTCAACGCTTGGATGCAGACCCCACGAGGGTACGAGATGGTCACCCGCAACGGGATGGAGGTCGCCAAACTAACCGATCCGTTCGCCGCGTTCCTCACCCCGCGAATGCCCTGGATGTACGTCCATATGATGAACGCGTCGGTAATCTCGGTCGCACTACTGGTCGCGGGCGTCTCGGCGTACATCGTATGGAAAAAGCCCGACACTGAAGCCTGGAACACCGCACTCAAGCTGGCTGTCGTACTCTTGATCGTCTCCGCACCATTCCAGGCAGTCCACGGCGACGCCTACGGCCGCCACGTCGAGGACACCCAGCCACAGAAGTTTGCCGCGATGGAGGCTCATTACGAGACAGGGCAGGCCGACCTACACCTGCTCGCGTTTCCGAAGTCACCCGGGGCACTCACCGACCCGCGATCCGAGAACCTCGTCACCGTGAGCCTCCCCGCAGTTGGGTCTTTCCTCGCCAGTGGTGGGGACTTCGACGCCGAGGTCATCGGACTGAACGAGTACGAGGAGAACCCCCCCGTAGCACTCGTGTTCTGGTCGTTCCGTTTCATGGTCGGGCTCGGGTTCTTGTTTATCGGGCTGGCACTGTGGGGTGGGTACCTCACGTACCGCGGGCGGCTATCTGACAGCACACGCTACCTGAAGGCGATGATCGCTGCATCGCCGCTCGGTTACGCCGCGTTGCTCACCGGCTGGTACGTCACCGAGATCGGCCGCCAACCGTGGGTCATCCAAGACGAACTCAGAACCAGCGAGGCGGTCTCCTCGACACTAACCGGGGCAGAGGCGACACTGACTCTGGTCGGGTTCGTCGTCATCTACGTCGGGTTGGTGCTGACAGCCCTATACGTCCTAAAGTGGCTAGTCCGGGAGGAACTCCAAGCGCTCGGTGTCAGAGAGTCGAATGAGGGTCGCTGGCACGGTCCGATCCCGGGAGTGAGCGACGATGACTGA
- a CDS encoding M14 family zinc carboxypeptidase: MSDSESNPARTFKSLDDAVPRYESFLTVDEHRERNQALARKHDHVTYEEHGESKGGETIWTVTIGTGDRSALLFGAPHPNEPIGSMTIDFLIHELATNDELRASLDYEFVCMPIADIDGVRLNEGWFDGPFTLSNYIQNFYRPPPDEQIEATFPVEYENYSFNESTPATRILTDLIEAHQPDFIYSFHNLEFGGCYYYLTEPLEPLHDVLSSLPEEYGVPLHHGEPEWFENEAFDDTIYRLRTFEDQYEMVHEDNDTEPEEVLLGGNAYDYASRFDDDVVEFIVELPYFYDPQIQDQTELNRTREEVIREGVESRRRLLEEMGNVVKSVGEYLPDTPMARESMGVVSYFEDEGKSKVEWAESAPETDDPATVAQYVDERFLRQCHLLRYAGMLLRSIDHTAMSADEETHEQLMDAKTVLEDILHDRISEIREHLDYETIPIWKLVVIQARVGLVCLDYRQSTPDE, translated from the coding sequence ATGAGTGACTCCGAATCAAACCCGGCTCGCACGTTCAAATCGCTCGACGATGCAGTCCCTCGGTATGAATCGTTTCTCACAGTCGACGAACACCGAGAACGCAACCAGGCGCTCGCGCGCAAGCACGATCACGTCACGTACGAGGAACACGGCGAGAGCAAGGGCGGAGAGACGATCTGGACGGTCACTATCGGCACGGGTGACCGAAGTGCACTCTTGTTTGGTGCACCGCACCCAAACGAACCGATCGGCTCAATGACAATCGACTTTCTTATCCACGAACTCGCGACAAACGACGAGCTACGGGCGTCTTTGGACTACGAATTCGTCTGTATGCCGATTGCCGACATAGACGGTGTCCGACTCAATGAAGGGTGGTTTGACGGGCCGTTCACACTTTCAAACTATATCCAGAACTTCTACCGCCCACCACCAGACGAGCAGATCGAAGCAACGTTCCCAGTCGAATATGAGAACTATTCGTTCAATGAGTCGACACCGGCGACCCGTATATTGACAGATCTAATCGAAGCACACCAACCGGATTTCATCTATAGTTTCCACAATCTCGAATTCGGGGGCTGTTACTACTACCTCACAGAGCCTCTCGAACCGCTTCACGACGTCCTTTCATCGCTCCCAGAAGAGTATGGAGTCCCACTCCATCACGGTGAGCCAGAGTGGTTCGAGAACGAAGCGTTTGATGATACCATCTATCGGCTTCGAACCTTCGAAGATCAATATGAGATGGTACACGAGGATAATGATACCGAACCCGAAGAAGTGCTGCTCGGTGGCAATGCCTATGACTACGCCAGCCGGTTCGATGACGATGTCGTTGAGTTCATCGTTGAACTACCGTACTTCTACGACCCACAGATTCAGGACCAGACCGAACTGAATCGCACCCGTGAGGAAGTCATTCGAGAGGGTGTCGAGAGTCGGCGAAGACTCCTCGAAGAGATGGGGAATGTCGTCAAGTCCGTCGGTGAGTACCTGCCGGACACACCGATGGCACGCGAGTCGATGGGTGTCGTCTCATATTTCGAGGATGAAGGTAAGTCAAAAGTTGAATGGGCGGAATCAGCCCCCGAAACGGATGACCCAGCAACGGTTGCCCAGTACGTCGACGAGCGGTTTCTCAGACAGTGTCATCTGTTGAGATATGCTGGGATGTTGTTGCGGTCGATCGATCACACTGCAATGAGTGCTGACGAGGAAACGCACGAGCAACTCATGGACGCAAAGACAGTGCTCGAGGACATATTGCACGACCGAATCAGCGAGATACGGGAGCACCTTGATTACGAGACGATTCCGATTTGGAAACTCGTCGTGATTCAGGCTCGTGTAGGCTTGGTGTGTTTAGACTATCGGCAAAGTACCCCTGATGAATGA